In Qipengyuania psychrotolerans, one DNA window encodes the following:
- a CDS encoding thermonuclease family protein — MHIRLIIAAFVGLSSPAAAQLYFGQATALDGDSLQMTGATFALAGIDALEARQTCLRGDKVWNCGEYASAALKALVDGKRVKCTQRGTDALGQVIATCTVDGRDLGQEMVRMGLAVALEGTDPDYGEWEDLARLNSAGIWSTEFQAPAEFRESDPLAAQEMRAMLAERERQLKAMEAVRNAPRTVYYSGCRQAQAAGATPLHRGEPGYRIEMDGDGDGVACERYPSRR, encoded by the coding sequence ATGCATATCAGACTGATAATCGCAGCCTTTGTCGGACTTTCATCGCCTGCTGCAGCGCAGCTCTACTTCGGCCAGGCGACAGCGCTCGACGGCGATTCCCTGCAAATGACGGGGGCCACCTTTGCGCTGGCGGGCATCGATGCACTGGAGGCGCGCCAGACCTGCCTGCGCGGCGACAAGGTGTGGAACTGCGGTGAATATGCGAGCGCTGCGCTTAAGGCGCTTGTTGACGGAAAGCGGGTCAAATGCACCCAGCGCGGAACCGATGCGCTTGGGCAGGTCATTGCGACCTGCACGGTGGACGGCCGCGATCTGGGCCAGGAGATGGTCCGTATGGGCCTTGCCGTGGCGCTCGAGGGCACCGACCCCGATTATGGCGAGTGGGAGGATCTCGCGCGCCTGAACTCAGCAGGCATCTGGTCCACCGAGTTTCAGGCCCCGGCTGAATTCAGGGAGAGCGACCCTTTGGCCGCCCAGGAAATGCGGGCCATGCTGGCAGAGCGTGAACGCCAGCTCAAAGCGATGGAGGCGGTGCGCAATGCTCCACGTACAGTCTACTATTCTGGCTGCCGCCAAGCTCAGGCTGCGGGCGCGACACCGCTTCACCGAGGCGAGCCAGGCTATCGGATCGAAATGGACGGCGACGGTGACGGCGTCGCCTGTGAGCGTTACCCCAGCCGGCGCTAA